The Candidatus Methylomirabilota bacterium genome has a segment encoding these proteins:
- a CDS encoding acyl-CoA dehydrogenase family protein: MDFDLTDAQRLTRDLVREFAEREVKPRAAEIDRADEFPGDLYKRMAELDILGMTVPSEYGGSGADTLSWCIAQEELARASAAVADAQLLSKLMSDMILANGTEAQRRRYLPAMVRGEKICAIAQTEPGAGSDVAGIQTTATPTADGYILNGTKRFITAALVCELAVVVATTDRRKGRAGITLLLVEMGTPGFARGSKESLLGVRGLATGELVFEDCRVPRSALLGGEGEGFKRAMISLDTGRIGIGAQALGIAQAAMEAAVAYARQRPAFGQPIAGFQAVQFMLADMSAQIEASRLLLRKAACLKDRGRPLIREAAEAKLVASETAARVTTDALQIHGAYGYSTEFPIERLYRDARVYQIWEGTSQIQRLVIARQLLK, translated from the coding sequence ATGGACTTCGACCTGACGGACGCCCAGCGACTCACCCGGGACCTGGTCCGCGAATTCGCGGAGCGGGAGGTCAAGCCTCGCGCCGCCGAGATCGACCGCGCCGACGAGTTTCCGGGAGACCTCTACAAGCGGATGGCGGAGCTGGACATCCTCGGCATGACGGTGCCGTCCGAGTACGGGGGCTCGGGCGCCGACACCCTGAGCTGGTGCATCGCCCAGGAGGAGCTGGCCCGCGCCTCGGCCGCCGTCGCCGACGCCCAGCTCCTCTCGAAGCTGATGAGCGACATGATTCTCGCCAACGGGACCGAGGCGCAGCGCCGGCGGTACCTGCCGGCCATGGTCCGCGGCGAGAAGATCTGCGCCATCGCCCAGACCGAGCCGGGCGCCGGCTCCGACGTGGCCGGGATCCAGACGACCGCCACCCCGACCGCCGACGGCTACATCCTGAACGGGACGAAGCGCTTCATCACGGCGGCCCTGGTCTGCGAGCTGGCCGTCGTGGTGGCGACGACGGACCGGCGGAAGGGGCGCGCCGGGATCACGCTCCTTCTCGTGGAAATGGGGACGCCGGGGTTCGCGCGCGGCTCGAAGGAGTCGCTCCTCGGCGTGCGCGGGCTCGCCACCGGGGAGCTCGTCTTCGAGGACTGCCGCGTGCCCCGCTCGGCCCTCCTCGGCGGCGAAGGCGAGGGGTTCAAGCGGGCCATGATCTCGCTCGACACCGGACGGATCGGGATCGGCGCCCAGGCCCTGGGGATCGCCCAGGCCGCCATGGAGGCGGCGGTCGCCTACGCCAGGCAGCGCCCCGCCTTCGGCCAGCCGATCGCGGGCTTCCAGGCGGTCCAGTTCATGCTCGCCGACATGTCGGCCCAGATCGAGGCGAGCCGCCTCCTCCTCCGCAAGGCGGCCTGTCTCAAGGACCGGGGCCGGCCGCTCATCCGGGAGGCGGCCGAGGCGAAGCTCGTCGCCTCCGAGACCGCGGCGCGGGTGACGACCGACGCCCTCCAGATCCACGGGGCCTACGGCTACTCGACCGAGTTCCCCATCGAGCGCTTGTACCGCGACGCGCGGGTCTACCAGATCTGGGAGGGGACGAGCCAGATCCAGCGTCTCGTGATCGCCCGCCAGCTCCTCAAGTGA
- a CDS encoding enoyl-CoA hydratase-related protein, translating into MAELTVAREGGVARVTLARPPLNILTPALIAELGAAFRALGGAADVRVIVLGATGRAFSAGVEVQAMRDLGAPAARAFIGAFHDTIRAVRELPAPVLARLHGHVLGGALELVLGCDLRLAAASCRLGMPEIRVGIPSVIEAALLPGLVGWGRAAELLLLGESIDAVEAERWGLVNRAVPDDALDREVEAWIARLLALPPQALRRQKALLAAWRRVDLESAIALSMDAFAATYTTDEPRAAMQRFLDRGRSEAR; encoded by the coding sequence ATGGCCGAGCTGACCGTCGCGCGGGAGGGCGGCGTGGCCCGCGTCACGCTGGCCCGCCCGCCGCTGAACATCCTGACCCCCGCGCTCATCGCCGAGCTGGGCGCAGCCTTCCGCGCCCTCGGTGGCGCCGCCGACGTCCGGGTGATCGTCCTCGGCGCCACCGGCCGCGCCTTCTCGGCCGGCGTCGAGGTCCAGGCGATGCGCGACCTCGGCGCCCCGGCCGCGCGCGCCTTCATCGGCGCGTTCCATGACACGATCCGCGCCGTGCGGGAGCTGCCGGCGCCCGTCCTGGCCCGCCTCCACGGCCATGTCCTCGGCGGCGCCCTGGAGCTCGTCCTGGGCTGCGATCTCCGGCTCGCCGCGGCGTCCTGTCGGCTCGGGATGCCGGAGATCCGGGTCGGGATCCCCTCGGTGATCGAGGCGGCGCTCTTGCCGGGCCTCGTCGGCTGGGGCCGGGCGGCTGAGCTCCTCCTGCTGGGCGAGAGCATCGACGCCGTCGAGGCGGAGCGCTGGGGCCTCGTCAACCGGGCCGTGCCCGACGACGCGCTCGACCGGGAGGTGGAGGCCTGGATCGCGCGACTGCTGGCGCTCCCCCCGCAGGCCCTCCGCCGCCAGAAGGCCCTCCTGGCCGCGTGGCGCCGCGTCGACCTCGAATCGGCCATCGCGCTGTCGATGGACGCCTTCGCGGCGACCTATACCACGGACGAGCCGCGGGCGGCCATGCAGCGGTTTCTCGATCGCGGGAGATCCGAGGCGCGGTGA
- a CDS encoding CaiB/BaiF CoA-transferase family protein, producing MTTGHGPLRVLEGVRVLSFTQFLLGPSGVQFLADLGADVIKIEPPGGKLWERNWSGCDLYKNGVSVFFMSTHRNQRSLTLDLKRPDGQAIARRLIERADVLVQNFRPGVMTRLGLGYEAAAALNPRLVYVSASGYGEASPYRDRPGQDLLLQAVSGLAHISGRAGQPPTPVGTAVVDQHGATLLALGVLAALLERGRTGRGLHVEVSMLRAALDLQLEVVTYFLNGARMEKSPSSLASMFHPGPYGVYETKDGHLVLSMSPLSALQQALDLAELAPHAAVPYNFPAREAIARILEPVMRTRTTAEWVELLVPRGVWAAPVLTHAETFADPAVQAADAVEDIEHPVAGRVRLLRFPLELSTGRATVRRPPPMPGEQAEEILREVGYAEADVRRLRAEGIV from the coding sequence GTGACCACCGGTCACGGCCCGCTCCGGGTCCTCGAAGGCGTCCGGGTCCTCAGCTTCACCCAGTTCCTGCTGGGACCTTCCGGCGTCCAGTTCCTCGCCGACCTCGGGGCGGACGTCATCAAGATCGAGCCGCCCGGCGGCAAGCTGTGGGAGCGGAACTGGTCGGGGTGCGACCTCTACAAGAACGGGGTGAGCGTCTTCTTCATGTCGACGCACCGGAACCAGCGGAGCCTGACGCTCGACCTCAAGCGGCCAGACGGCCAGGCCATCGCCCGGCGCCTCATCGAGCGCGCCGACGTCCTCGTCCAGAACTTCCGTCCGGGCGTCATGACGCGCCTGGGCCTCGGCTACGAGGCGGCGGCGGCGCTGAACCCCCGTCTGGTCTACGTCTCCGCCTCCGGCTACGGCGAGGCGAGCCCCTATCGCGACCGCCCCGGCCAGGACCTTCTCCTCCAGGCCGTCTCGGGGCTCGCCCATATCTCCGGCCGCGCGGGCCAGCCGCCGACGCCGGTCGGCACCGCCGTGGTCGACCAGCACGGGGCGACGCTCCTGGCCCTCGGCGTGCTGGCGGCGCTCCTCGAGCGCGGCCGGACCGGCCGGGGCCTCCACGTCGAGGTGAGCATGCTGCGGGCGGCTCTCGACCTCCAGCTCGAGGTGGTGACCTACTTTTTGAATGGCGCCCGGATGGAAAAGAGCCCCAGTAGCCTGGCCAGCATGTTTCATCCGGGCCCCTACGGCGTCTACGAGACGAAGGACGGCCACCTCGTGCTCTCGATGTCGCCGCTCTCGGCGCTGCAGCAGGCCCTCGACCTGGCCGAGCTCGCCCCGCACGCGGCGGTGCCGTACAATTTCCCGGCCCGGGAAGCGATCGCGCGGATCCTCGAGCCCGTCATGCGGACGCGGACGACCGCGGAGTGGGTCGAGCTCCTGGTGCCTCGGGGCGTGTGGGCGGCGCCGGTCCTCACCCACGCCGAGACTTTCGCCGACCCGGCGGTGCAGGCGGCCGACGCCGTCGAGGACATCGAGCACCCGGTCGCCGGGCGCGTCCGGCTCCTGCGGTTCCCGCTCGAGCTGTCGACGGGCCGGGCCACCGTGCGCCGGCCACCGCCGATGCCGGGGGAGCAGGCGGAGGAGATCTTGCGGGAGGTCGGCTACGCCGAGGCGGACGTCCGCCGGCTCCGCGCCGAGGGCATCGTGTGA